A region of the Solanum stenotomum isolate F172 unplaced genomic scaffold, ASM1918654v1 scaffold20129, whole genome shotgun sequence genome:
aatatttaaaatttatagtcAAATAGGTACTTAGTAAtcaaggattttttttaaaaataaaaataaaatcaattatcCAGATAACTCCCAGTCATGTTGaattaacaaataaaaggaGCAGAAAAACGCTAAGTCTGACCTCAAAACAATACATAGCCACAGATGTCATTAAACAcccaataagaaaaaaaaaaatagactatAGATATGATTAAATTGTGTATGTACGTGAAAATAAATGTACATAGTTGTATTTCCAatatgcctttttttttttttttttaatctagaTGAAAGTTAAAAATAACCAAATAATCAGTGTTACCTCTTTCATCCATCCAGCCTTCTACTTAGCAAAACCATTTGTTATTATGCAAGGCAGATAGAAAAATACTACTAACATTTTAGTGGTTGTAGTTAGACATGAATGGCTGCTATTACTTATTAGAACCATAATATAATTCATAATAAAGAATGAATTGTTTACACTTTACAGGCacacatttaattaatttgacacTATATAGTCTTTGCATGTGTTAATTTATTTGGATTTGTCTTGTTATTAATTTCACCAACCCATCATTCATAATATTGGCTCGTAAGTTGGAATTCTTGATCAAAGTAAGCCATTATGtaaattaattcactaaaataatatttatgtttttttgaaattttacaaaactagAATAAATGTATTTGACATTAACGTTTtaggtattattttattttaaaaaaatcagtaacaaaaagacaaaaatctgACGGAGTTAACAGACCTAAAACGTTACTTTCAAATACTTTTATTAATTTGTTACTCACAAACACGTAAAACATTATGTCTGATGTATCGTTATCTCTAAAGGGGAAATTTTCTCCATTAATAACACTCCCGACTTTCACCACCATCAACCTCACTAGTCACTCCCACAACTCCGCCGCCCCCAATTATTACGACGCTCTTCTTCCTTATTTCTCCGACGACTTCACAAATAACCTCTGCATTTCCGTAAGCAAAACTCTTTTGCTGGCATTTCAAACAATTGTCGTCTTTGCTATGTTTGTCACTATAAATTTCccactttttcaaaaaattcttaaaaaaatatatatattgaattgatTCTTGGAATTTGACTTTCTTCCATAGATAAGAATCAAATTTCATTAAGTGATTTCGATTAACTTGTCAGTTAGGTATTTGACCAACTAATTTGAAACTTAAATTTGAAGCTTCTGGATGTAAATCTTACTAAAAGGTAagatttcaacttcaaatttgtAATTTCAGTTtcttacaaattaattaaaacacaGTAACTTATatggttatattttatttttaaaaaattcataattccaaAGTTTGCATACATGTGCAGACACTCAGTTATGTTTTAGACTCTATCTGTAATTGAATTCTAAAGAGTTCTTATGGTCAGTAACGTTTTAGTCATAAAACGTGATTGTGAGTAACAAATTAATAAAACGTATTTAACAGTAACGTTTTAGGTCTGTTTATCCTGTCaagtttttgtctttttgctattgtttttttttaaataaaataatacctaAAACATTACTGTCAAATACGTTTATTCTAGTTTTGTAAAATCTCAAAAACACATTATTTTGGTGAATTAGTTTATATAATGACTTACTTTGGTAAAAAATTCCATAAGTTGAGTAGccactttcaaaaaaaaaaaaaaaagacctgGTCAAAACCACACAAGggaaaagtatatatatatatatatatatataaaatatatatttaattagtgGGACACAATTGAAGAAACTAAGAGGAAAAAGATAGGAAAGAAGAGGGGTGGTTAGTGCACAAAACTTTTAGAGCTATATATAAGTTGCCAAGACAGATGAACACATAATTCAGTCAGCAATTGCTTCTCCATTCTAATAATTAGCAAACAAAAAACAACACTTGCTATAAATTTGTGTTTCACAAGAATGGGTAGCCTTTCACTTGAAATGGTACGTACTCTTCATATGCTACATGTACAAACATctctataaattaaaacaattcACATTTTATTCATTAATCCAAAAGCTTTGTTTACAAAATTTTGTTGTCCCTCcccaaatattaattattgaaaTCTCATAACAAATATATTGATTTGTACGACCTCCTTTTCAGATAAGATATGTTTTTATTCACCtaattatattatgatacttgACAGGATTTTGAGCTATCAGCGATGACACTGAGAAGTTTAGCACGACGAAGATTATTGTTTCCGAATGTGAACAACAAGAAACAAAAGGTGGAACAATCAGGCGCAGGGCCAAGGAAGAACTTACAACTTGAAGTGTTGGAACCTGGTTTGAAGAATGATGGTCCTTCTTTGGACAATATCTTGGTCAATTATTTGGACACACTTACACAACGAGTCAATTTTCATTTAGGTTATCCAGTCAACATATGTTATGACCACTATGCATCTTTAGCACCACTTTTGCAGTTTCACCTAAACAATTGTGGtgatcctttccttcaaaaCACTGTCGATTTCCATTCTAAAGACTTTGAAGTGGCTGTTTTGGATTGGTTTGCACAACTCTGGGAAATTGAAAAGGATCAATACTGGGGATATGTTACCAATGGTGGCACCGAAGGCAATCTCCATGGTATTTTGTTAGGGTAAGTTCATATATTCACACAAttagtatataaaatataataacttcTATTAATGTTTCGGTGCTCATAAATTTCTTAACATTATTTGTGTAGGCGAGAGCTACTTCCTGATGGAATATTATATGCATCAAAAGACTCTCACTACTCAGTTTTCAAAGCTGCAAGAATGTACAAAATGGATTCAGAAACAATCAACACATTAGTGAATGGAGAGATGGATTATTCAGATTTAAGAGCAAAGTTGCTTCAAAATAAGGACAAACCAGCAATTATAAATGTCACAATTGGTATGTATTTACTTCAACCtctatcatttttctttcttctattaTGAAGTAATTAGTCCTCTTACGACTTTTCCCTTTATGGTTCTTTTAACTATATAGGAACTACCTTTAAAGGAGCTATTGATGATGTTGATGTTATTCTTGAAACACTCAAAGATTGTGGCTATTCACAAGATAGGTTTTACATCCACTGTGATGCTGCACTATGTGGTCTTATGACCCCTTTTATTAACAATGTGAGTTTCACTTCTTACTTCTAATTACAATTTCTTGTGTAATTTTGAAAGCAACATTCTAATTATTCTTTGTGCAATTTGAACAGATGATTAGTTTCAAGAAGCCAATTGGAAGTGTCACAATTTCTGGACACAAGTTCTTAGGATGTCCAATGCCTTGTGGTGTccaaataacaagaaaaagcTACATCAATAATCTCTCAACAAATGTGGAGTACATAGCTTCTGTGGATGCCACTATTTCTGGTAGTCGTAACGGTTTAACTCCAATTTTCTTGTGGTATAGCTTGAGCGCAAAAGGTCAAATTGGTCTACAAAAGGATGTTAAAAGATGTCTCGACAATGCTAAATATTTGAAAGATCATCTTCAAAAAGTAGGGATAAGTGTCATGCTGAATGAGCTTAGCATCATAGTTGTACTTGAAAGGCCTCGTGACCATGAATTTGTTCATCGTTGGCAACTTTCATGTGTCAAAGACATGGCACATGTTATTGTTATGCCAGGCATCACACGAGAAATGCTTGACAGTTTCATCAGTGAATTAGTGCAACAAAGAAAACAATGGTACAAAGATGGAAAAGCGGAGGCTCTTTGTGTTGCAGATGGCATTGGTACTCAAAATTGTGCATGCTCCTATCATAAGATTGACTACATTAGTCCTTAGAAGGCAGAGAAGACGAGATCATccagtaatttaatttgttgCAAAAAGATGGCATTTTGTAACTCTTTACTACTACATTCTTTTATTTACAACATTGAAAATCAATTGTATACATGATTTATTGTACTACTGGATGACATATTTAACTGaacattttttaatgaaaaagttAACACTCTTTTATGATCTTTGCATAACATCAGTTTACTGTTAATTTGTGATTAAAATAAGATTATGAATGAAGGGAACTGACTGCTGAGATGTACATGAATACACCTAAATATTGTTggtccaaatatatatatatacagacATACTTGGAAGTTAGAATGTTGTAAGTAAAAGCAAGTACTAATTTGTTTTGCTGTCTGTATAGACTATAGTCGTTGCAggtttaaattaaattttgtttaatataAATGGTGAGTGGTTCAAACACGGACAATTCCAGAAAAATTACAATACAACATGTAATTACTTGGCTAGCATATATGGAGAAAAATGCATAGTCTTCACTCTTCATGATTCCAGGTTCGTTTACAGTGAGATCGTTGGTAGGCTCAAAAGTTCACTTCAATCCCATTTAATTACACTATTTGTTTTTCAAATGGactgatctttaatttttgtccttagaaattaaatttatgtctAGTGAGGCATAAATTCTTTAGACACGAGACATAACTTTAGAATATTatggagttaatatctcaaaaggtctcTTAACTTTAAGAATTTATCTAgcaaagtcattaaactttattttgtatcaataaatcactcaacttagccatttatatcaataaaatcactcaacttagatatttatatcaataaaatcactcaaccacatttattattaaaataaatttgatatgacaaaataattatttttatactatattaatgattgaataataaataaaggagTCAAAATTCTTCATTTATAGATAGGAGTTGCCTCCATATATTCTTTGCTGCTACTTTCTCCGTCAACGTCTACCATGGTCTCTCTTGGCAGACCGTCAATCAGTAACCCGTAAACCTCTCTTCCTCATTCAATTTAAACGGAagataatatctttttttttataaagaagaTCACTTTTTATTCATTTGATGTTCGCTAATATAAAAGAGATAAACACATAAAGAAATTAAGATTTATTCAATGTTTAttatatgaatataaaaaatcattttagttttacatatatatttttcaatgaaTCTTGTACGGTATCCTGATGACATCCCTAATTATGCAGgtataaactaaaaatatgatttCGATGCAGTAGTAATTATGCAGGTTTAAACCCCTTTACGGTATCTCTGTATAATGATGTAGTAGTAGTTTTAAGTCATTtgcttattattttaattatgatgAACATGACAATGGCAATgccaataatttatttttaatttgtcatgTTAAATTTATTGTAATGATGATTTTTATTAAGTGATTTTGTTGATATAATGAactaagttgagtgattttattgatataaaataaattttaatgacTTTATTAGATAAATTCTTtaagttgagtgaccttttgagatattaactcaatattaTGATGCAAAATACAATATTTGCCTCTTATGCAATTTTTAAGTGCTCTCTGTTTTGGAATTCTAGCATACTTAAACCTTGTAAGTTGTaatatccattttttttttttaagtttggaAATTTCAGTTGTTTGAATTAGCAAGCGTTCatcaataataatttgaattaggtTCCACCGTGTTTAGCGGCAAATAGAGTTCGGTTGAGATGATCATGGAGAAAGGATAAGTAGATAGTCTATATCTAAAGTTGATTGATTTTAAAATGATTAGGctaacaaaaatttataaattttgggCATGCCTGGTCTTGAAATCATGAATTTTCGAATACAATTAATCACAAATTTAAAatccaaaattattaaaaactaaatctaaaagctAAACCTTAATTCaactaaaaaattcaaattctaattttacTTAAACTATTCCAAATTTGTGACAGAATAAAAAAGTATTCATGTTTAACATGTTATTAATAACACATTTATATGAgtataacattttaaaattataattggtgtgaacaaagttaaaaatagaCCAATTGAAAGGTTAACTTGTGTCTTTCAAAAGCTCCAACTACTTTGGTTCCTAATTATTGACATTTGGAGTGAAGTAGCTACATTCCACTTTCTTGGATTCAGACAAAGAATCCACTCACTAATCAGTAGCATTATAGTGACTGCAAAATACATTAGTACTCGTTTGACTATAAGGAATTATTTATACTCTGTCCCTATTTACTGGTTCATTTTTTACTTGatacacttattaagaaaataataattaacatgttaaatttatctttttattactattaattgataaaattctaaaatcaatttactcattaaagaggttctacttttttcaaaaacattaactctctaaataaattgagggtataattgGTATCAAGtattgtattttcttgatttgtaaaaaatgacaagtaaaaagtcaaaattggacaaataaaaagggacaaagggagtatttcTTTggaatatttttactttatttgaaaatcagtGTTTGGTCataaaaattctaaattcaacttaaaattgtatttcaaattcaaaaaacaaCTTTATAATGTGTTTTCCAGataacttttcatttttgaagTTATATTTAAGTATATTCAAATATGaacattatttcaaatatttttgcaaaatatatatagtaatcTGGCAAAGGTTAATGAAGTTTACTTATCAATGAGCAAAATAAGGGGTATAATAGAATATAGATGATTGAATTGTGTGTGTActtgaaaataaaagtaatatccCAAGTATTATTTTGTACGTCTTTAATGTGCCTTTTTCTTTTACTCGCACgcgtttaatttaatttatttgaatattgtCTTGTTATTAATCTCACCTACCCATCattcataataatattttctagtAAGTTGAGTAGTCACTTTCTAAGAATGGCTTGGTCAAGACCGCACAGGGGAAAAGTTCATttgcaatatatataatatacttaATTGGAACTTTAGAAAAAGCAATTGTGGGATACACAATTGAAGAAACTAAGaggaaaaagagaggaaattaAAGGGGTGCACAAAACCTTCAACTTGTAAGGCCTATATATAAGTATCCCAAACATATGAACAAAATGCACTCAGCAATTGTTTCTCCTTTATTCTAACCAAACAAAAAATACTTACTATAAATTTGTGTTTCACAATATATAATGGGTAGCCTCTCACTGGAAATGGTACGTACTCTTCATGTTTATTCCATGCACAAACATCTCCACTACTTAAACAACTCACACTTTGTTCATTCCAAAATCTTGTTTGtaatattattgaaattatCTCTCACGATTTTGTACGACCTCCTCGTTagacaaaatatgtttttatttatttaattggaTTATCATGATTCTTGACAGGATTTTGAGCCATTACCCATGACACCCAGAAGTTTAGCGATGACACCCAGAAGTTTAGCACGGCGAAGATTGTTTCCGAATGTGGAGAACAAGAAACAGCAGGTGGCACCACCAGGCGCAGGGCCAAGGAAGAACTTACAACTTGAGGTGATGGAGCCTGGCTTCAAGAATGATGGTCCTTCTTTGGACACTATCTTGGTCAATTATTTGGACACACTTACCCAACGAGTCAATTTTCATTTAGGTTATCCGGTCAACATATGTTATGATCACTATGCAACTTTAGCACCACTTTTACAGTTTCACCTAAACAATTGTGGtgatcctttccttcaaaaCACTGTCGATTTCCATTCTAAAGACTTCGAAGTAGCAGTTTTGGATTGGTTTGCACAACTGTGGNNNNNNNNNNNNNNNNNNNNNNNNNNNNNNNNNNNNNNNNNNNNNNACACTGTTAAGTGTCTGTTAGAGGTGGTTAACAATGTTAGGAAGCTACTAGAAGGTTGTTATAAGAGTCACATGGGTGACGTGTGAATTAGATTGTTAATCTCTTAGACATCTATATAATGCTAGATGATTAGTGAGATTGGGTGCAATGCACAATGTATTTTCGATAGCTTCTCAGAAACTCTCAATGAAAAGATCAATGTTTCCTCTTGATTGCTTGATTGCATAATTCTTTCTTCTAGATTACAAAATTATTgacatggtatcaaagcttcTGGTTGCGATTGAAGACCAGTAAGCTTTGTTTCAGTTGAAGCAGCTGTTGATCGAGTTCTCGAGCTGCAACAATGGTGGAAACTGAAAATTCACCAACAACAGAGGATCGCCAGGTGGATCCTCAAACAGACCACAATCATCCGCTGCATTTGCAGACTTCAGATACTCCTGGAGTCGCCTTAATACCTATGAAGCTCACAGGCCCAGAAAATTATGGGATATGGAGCAGATCGATGCGTCTCGCGTTACTAGTCAAAAACAAACTAGGATTTGTGGATGGCACCTGTGCGAGGAGCTCATACAAAGGAGTAATGCTAGCAAAATGGGAGAGATGTGATGCAGTAGTACTGTCTTGGATCAGTGCGACTGTTTCCCCAGAATTGATGACGAGCATAGTCTATGcctcaagttcaaggaagatCTGGGCAGACTTCAAGGAAAGGTTCGATAAATCAAACCTAACTCGAATTTTCTATCTATGGAAAGAGATCAGTATGTTAACACAAGGAACAGACACAGTCACAACTTACTATTCTAAGATGAGAGATCTATGGGATGAAATTGATGTGATGGTACCAAATCCTTCGTGTGAATGTGAAACATCTATGCCATATGCAGAGCACATCAAACATCAGAGGTTACTTCAGTTCCTAGTTGGTTTGAATGAAAGCTTTGCACAAGTAAGGAGTTCCATTCTATTGAATTCTGTTGTTCCAAGTGTTAACCAAGCATACTCCATGGCAATACAAGAGGAGAGTCAAAGGAAGTTAGGGATTGTAGATACAGGAAGTGAGGCACTGATAATGTTAGCAGGAAGGAATTCTAACAACCATGCATCTAACAATCCAAATCACTATCTAGGACAGGGTAGGAATACACTCAACTCGAACTCGAACTCTTACTCACAGGGGCAGTATTCTCAAGGGAAGAGGACAGGGATCATCTGTGAGCATTGTGGATTCAAAGGGCACAACAAGGAGACTTGCTACAGGATAGTAGGATTTCCAGCAGATTTCAAGACTAAAAGGAAGACACAAAATGAGGTTCTCAAACCTCAAGCAAACAACACAACTATTGCCACAGGaaatcaacaatacaatttCCCAGGGGGATACTATACGAAGGAGCATTGTGAACAAAGTTTAAGAATGATGAATCCAACACCAACAGGTAGTTGCAAGGCCAATGCTCTAGCAGGTATGCATAATTTGACAGTTAATAATACTGATATAGAGTGGATTATAGATTCTGGAGCTTCGCATCATATTACCTGCAATGAGAACATAATAAATGAGCCTAAGAGAGTATTTGAGTCAAATGTAAGTAAGGTACAAGTACCTACTGGACAGAAGATCACAGTTAAGCATATTGGAGATGCAGTATTTTTAGGAGATTATTGTTTAAAAAATGTGTTGTATGTaccaaattttaaattcaatctGTTATCAGTCTCAAAACTCACCAAGGATCTCAACTGCACAGTGTCTTTTTCTCCTGACATGTGTGTCCTGCAGGATCTCTGCAATGGGAAGGTGATTGGGACTGGTAAGGAGGTTGATGGACTTTATTTCCTAAGACATCATGTGACACCACTCATAGGAGCAGTTTCAAATGACACAGAAGATCAGAAGCTATGGCATCTAAGGCTAGGACATCCTTCAGTAGGAGTCATGAAACACATGTTTCCTTTAAAGAATAAAGTGACTACTGCTGTACATCAGGATTGTTCTATCTGTCCGTTGGCCAAACAATGTAGATTAAAGTTCCCTATTAGTAGTTCCAAGTCTTCTAGTATTTTTGAATTGATACACTTAGATGTATGGGGGCCTCACAGATTTCCCACTTATGATGGAAAACATTATTTTCTGACAATTGTTGAAGATTACAGTAGATTTACATGGGTTATGCTGTTGCAGTCTAAGAAAGAAGTGGTAGTTGTCTTGAAAAATTTCATTTCTATGGTCTGTAATCAGTTTGGAGTTGGAATAAAAATTTTGAGATCTGATAATGGAACTGAGTTTTTTAATGCTAGTATGAATGCTTTGTTAGCTGGACATGAGATCATTCATCAAAGTAGTTGTCCATATACACCTCAGCAAAATGGTGTTGTGGAAAGAAAACATAGACACATCTTAGAAATGGGAAGAGCTTTGAAGATACAGTCTCATATTCCAAGCAGATTTTGGGGAGACTGTATTGTGACCGCTGTACATCTTATCAATAGACTGCCTTCTTTCTTATTAAAAGGAAAGTCTCCCTATGAAGTATTGTTCCATAAGTCCCCCAACATTACCTACTTAAAAGTGTTTGGTTGTTTATGTTTTGCTACTGTACTAAAGAAAGGGGATAAGTTTGCTCCTAGGGCCAAGAAAGCAGTATTCATTGGCTATTCTTCTACATAGAAAGGGTACAGGCTCTATGACTTAGAAGCCAAAAGTGTGTTCATCAGTAGAGATGTCACATTCAAAGAACAAATCATTCCTTTTCAGGAAAAGAAGATACCAGATCAGCATCTCCCTTTGCTCTCACCTTTTGTGTCTGATACATGTACTATGACAGATGAAATAGATGTTTATGCAACTGGTGACCAGCATGTAGTTTCACCAGTGGGTCCTGCATCTCCAATACCTGCTATGGAGAATTTGTCTCATGAAGATATCACTCCTCCTATGTTGGAAGAGCCTCCTCCAGAATTGCAACATCCTGACACACCAGCAACCCCTGTTGCTTGTCTTAGAAAGTCCAGTAGGACATCAAAACCACCTATTTGGACCAAGGATTATGTCACCAAAGCTAAGCCTAGTATGTACTCGATCACTAATCATGTCATATATGATCACTTGCCCATCAAGTATCAAGACTTTGTTCAAGCTTTCTCAGCCTTGGTTGAACCGCAGTCTTTTAAAGAAGCCTCCCAAGATGAAAAATGGGCATTGGCAATGACGGAAGAAATCAAGGCTTTAGAAGATAACCAGACCTGGATTGTTGTAGACTTACCTCCAAAGGCTAAGGCTATTGGATCAAAATGGGTTTACAAGATCAAATATAAGTCCAATGGTGATGTGGACAGGTTTAAGGCACGGCTAGTGGCAAAAGGTTACACTCAAAGAGAGGGGCTAGACTATAATGAAACTTTCTCTCCAGTAGCAAAAATGGTAACAGTCAGGACTGTTCTCAACTTGGCTGCCTCCCATGGTTGGGAAATTTGTCAAATGGATGTTAACAATGCTTTCCTCCAAGGTGATTTACATGAAGATGTATACATGGAGTTGCCTCTAGGTTTTCATAATCTAGGAGAGCATAAGGTTTGCAAACTTCAAAAGTCTCTCTATGGTTTAAAGCAAGCATCAAGGCAATGGAACATCAAGTTCACTACTGCATTGCTGCAGGCTGATTTCTGTCAAAGTGCTCATGATCACTCTTTATTCACCAGGAAGCAGGGGGATGATATGGTGGTCCTCCTggtgtatgttgatgacttgcTCATTACTGGAACCAGCACTGCTATGATTGAGGAAACCAAATCTACTCTTCATCAGTGTTTCAAAATGAAAGACTTAGGAAAGTTGAGATATTTCTTAGGCATAGAAGTAATGCACTCCAAAGAGGGTATATTGTTGAATCAAAGAAAGTATGCTCTTCAGCTTATTGCAGACACTGGACTTAGTGAGGCTAAACCAATCAGCACTCCTATAGAATTCAATCATAAGTTCACAAGTGTAGAATTTGATCAACATTTGGGAATCACCAATGATCCAGAGTTGAAAGATATTACAACATATCAACAATTAATTGGAAAACTGATTTATCTGACCATCACAAGACCAGATATTTGTTTTGGAGTTCAAGTTCTCAGTCAGTTTATGCAACATCCCAAGGAATCACATTGGCATGCAGCTCTTAGAATTGTAAGGTACATTAAGAAATCTCCTGGACTTGGCATTTTGCTTAAAAGAGGAGCTGTTACAGATTTGGTGGGGTACTGTGATTCAGATTGGGCTTCATGCCCAAATACTAGAAGGTCGGTAACTGGTTATGTGGTGAAACTAGGAGATTCTCTAATTTCATGGAAATCCAAGAAGCAACACACAGTGAGCAGGAGCTCTGCAGAAGCAGAATACAGAAGCATGGCTGCTGTGGTTTCAGAACTGATTTGGGTTACAGGTTTACTGAAAGAATTAAATGTGCATATTACAGTTCCTATCAAGGTTTTCTCTGAT
Encoded here:
- the LOC125850891 gene encoding histidine decarboxylase-like — encoded protein: MGSLSLEMDFELSAMTLRSLARRRLLFPNVNNKKQKVEQSGAGPRKNLQLEVLEPGLKNDGPSLDNILVNYLDTLTQRVNFHLGYPVNICYDHYASLAPLLQFHLNNCGDPFLQNTVDFHSKDFEVAVLDWFAQLWEIEKDQYWGYVTNGGTEGNLHGILLGRELLPDGILYASKDSHYSVFKAARMYKMDSETINTLVNGEMDYSDLRAKLLQNKDKPAIINVTIGTTFKGAIDDVDVILETLKDCGYSQDRFYIHCDAALCGLMTPFINNMISFKKPIGSVTISGHKFLGCPMPCGVQITRKSYINNLSTNVEYIASVDATISGSRNGLTPIFLWYSLSAKGQIGLQKDVKRCLDNAKYLKDHLQKVGISVMLNELSIIVVLERPRDHEFVHRWQLSCVKDMAHVIVMPGITREMLDSFISELVQQRKQWYKDGKAEALCVADGIGTQNCACSYHKIDYISP
- the LOC125850893 gene encoding histidine decarboxylase-like, producing the protein MGSLSLEMDFEPLPMTPRSLAMTPRSLARRRLFPNVENKKQQVAPPGAGPRKNLQLEVMEPGFKNDGPSLDTILVNYLDTLTQRVNFHLGYPVNICYDHYATLAPLLQFHLNNCGDPFLQNTVDFHSKDFEVAVLDWFAQLKLLEDYKIIDMVSKLLVAIEDQ